The following proteins are encoded in a genomic region of Streptomyces collinus Tu 365:
- a CDS encoding M1 family metallopeptidase has product MQSTRSMGPDPYFPANGDPRYRVHRYELTLDYRPGPNRLSGTARINAIAGRTQLTEFQLNLADFRIGRVRVDGKQPHYTHRGGRLRIRPAKPPRPGAAFTIEVHWSGNPRPVASPWGGLGWEETEDGALVASQPVGAPSWYPCNDRPADKASYLLSVTTPSAYAVVAGGRLLTRTTKASTTTWVYEQAAPTSSYLVGLAIGTYQTVLLGDPGPGGVPQHGHIPAHLLPRFSRDFARQPAMMELFQELFGPYPFDEYAVVVTEDELDVPVEAQGLSLFGANHVDGVRGSERLVAHELAHQWFGNSVSLADWRHIWLNEGLAKYAEWLWSERSGGRDAGRLAAAAHRSLAALPQDLRLSDPGRKLMFDDRLYQRGGLAVHAVRIALGDPAFFRMLRGWAEQHRGAAVTTATFTSHVARYAQEPLDGLFTAWLHETPLPPLPTAGTRPAV; this is encoded by the coding sequence ATGCAGTCCACCCGGTCCATGGGACCGGACCCGTACTTCCCGGCCAACGGCGATCCCCGGTACCGGGTGCACCGCTACGAGCTCACGCTGGACTACCGGCCGGGCCCGAACCGGCTGTCCGGCACGGCCCGGATCAACGCCATCGCGGGCCGGACGCAGTTGACCGAGTTCCAGCTCAACCTGGCCGACTTCAGGATCGGCCGGGTCCGCGTGGACGGCAAGCAGCCGCACTACACGCACCGGGGCGGCCGGCTGCGGATCCGCCCGGCGAAGCCGCCGCGGCCCGGGGCCGCCTTCACGATCGAGGTGCACTGGTCGGGCAACCCCCGCCCGGTGGCCAGTCCGTGGGGCGGGCTCGGCTGGGAGGAGACGGAGGACGGGGCGCTCGTGGCCAGCCAGCCGGTCGGGGCGCCGTCCTGGTACCCGTGCAACGACCGGCCGGCCGACAAGGCGTCGTACCTGCTGTCGGTCACCACGCCGTCCGCGTACGCGGTGGTCGCGGGCGGACGGCTGCTGACCCGTACGACGAAGGCCTCGACGACCACCTGGGTCTACGAGCAGGCGGCGCCCACCTCCAGCTATCTGGTGGGTCTCGCGATCGGCACGTACCAGACCGTGCTGCTGGGCGACCCGGGGCCGGGCGGTGTGCCGCAGCACGGGCACATCCCGGCGCACCTGCTGCCGCGGTTCTCCCGGGACTTCGCCCGGCAGCCCGCGATGATGGAGCTGTTCCAGGAGCTGTTCGGGCCCTACCCGTTCGACGAGTACGCCGTGGTGGTCACGGAGGACGAGCTCGACGTCCCGGTGGAGGCACAGGGGTTGTCGCTGTTCGGCGCCAACCACGTGGACGGCGTGCGGGGTTCGGAGCGGCTGGTGGCGCACGAGCTGGCGCACCAGTGGTTCGGCAACAGCGTGTCGCTCGCCGACTGGCGGCACATCTGGCTGAACGAGGGCCTCGCCAAGTACGCGGAGTGGCTGTGGTCGGAGCGTTCGGGCGGTCGCGACGCCGGGCGGCTGGCCGCCGCCGCGCACCGGTCGCTGGCCGCGCTGCCGCAGGACCTCAGGCTGTCCGACCCGGGCCGCAAGCTGATGTTCGACGACCGGCTCTACCAGCGGGGCGGACTCGCGGTGCACGCGGTGCGGATCGCCCTGGGCGACCCGGCGTTCTTCCGCATGCTGCGCGGCTGGGCCGAGCAGCACCGGGGGGCGGCCGTGACGACGGCGACGTTCACCTCGCACGTGGCGCGGTACGCGCAGGAGCCGCTGGACGGCCTGTTCACGGCCTGGCTGCACGAGACACCCCTTCCGCCGCTGCCGACGGCCGGTACACGGCCGGCCGTTTAG
- a CDS encoding extracellular solute-binding protein, with protein MTGTPVPVGPPVPSRRRVLTAALAAGAAVLGAGALSGCGSAQAADSSTVRLWDLFSGADGGLLNDMVRAARPDMPGTGIERTVLEWGTPYYTKLAMASAGGRGPDVAVSHMSRLAGYAPTGLLDPWDLDLLAEYGVTEDAFAKAVWSRTQFQGHTYAVPLDTHPFIVFYHPGPARAAGLLTRDGALDTEAFSSPDRFLAAGRELARASGKQGIAFGYVTDTAQGWRLFYGLYRQTGGAFELPPGGPAEVDVDRMAEVIAFMAKIVDGRVNPRRLDYASAIAAFTNRQTAMILSGEWELGTFRAADENVGAAPFPTVFGTPAVYADSHSFVLPHHPHPDRARRRRTHQAVAALLKAGQIWATAGHIPAYGPVTRTRAYAALRPQSHYARAQDHVVLDPAVWFAGAGSDFQNAMSQVLQQALLDGLAPDRAARAMVRRLNTFLSKPSPA; from the coding sequence ATGACCGGCACACCCGTACCCGTCGGTCCGCCCGTGCCCTCGCGGCGCCGGGTGCTGACGGCCGCGCTCGCCGCGGGCGCCGCCGTCCTGGGCGCCGGCGCGCTCAGCGGCTGCGGTTCCGCCCAGGCGGCGGACTCCTCGACGGTCCGGCTGTGGGACCTGTTCAGCGGGGCCGACGGAGGACTGCTCAACGACATGGTGCGCGCCGCGCGTCCCGACATGCCGGGGACCGGCATCGAACGCACCGTGCTGGAGTGGGGCACCCCCTACTACACCAAGCTCGCCATGGCCTCGGCCGGCGGGCGCGGCCCCGACGTGGCGGTCTCCCACATGTCCCGGCTGGCCGGCTACGCCCCCACCGGGCTGCTCGACCCGTGGGACCTGGACCTCCTCGCGGAGTACGGCGTCACCGAGGACGCCTTCGCCAAGGCCGTGTGGTCCCGGACGCAGTTCCAGGGCCACACCTACGCCGTCCCGCTGGACACCCACCCCTTCATCGTCTTCTACCACCCGGGACCGGCCCGTGCGGCGGGCCTGCTCACCCGGGACGGCGCCCTGGACACGGAGGCGTTCTCCTCGCCCGACCGGTTCCTCGCGGCGGGCCGCGAGCTGGCCCGGGCTTCGGGGAAACAGGGCATCGCCTTCGGGTACGTCACCGACACCGCCCAGGGCTGGCGGCTGTTCTACGGGCTCTACCGGCAGACCGGCGGGGCGTTCGAACTGCCGCCCGGCGGCCCCGCGGAGGTCGACGTCGACCGGATGGCCGAGGTGATCGCCTTCATGGCGAAGATCGTCGACGGCCGCGTCAATCCCCGGCGGCTGGACTACGCCTCGGCGATCGCCGCGTTCACCAACCGGCAGACGGCGATGATCCTGTCGGGCGAGTGGGAGCTCGGCACCTTCCGCGCCGCGGACGAGAACGTGGGCGCCGCCCCCTTCCCCACGGTCTTCGGCACCCCGGCCGTCTACGCCGACTCCCACTCCTTCGTGCTGCCCCACCACCCGCACCCGGACCGCGCCCGGCGCCGCCGTACGCACCAGGCGGTGGCGGCGCTGCTGAAGGCCGGTCAGATCTGGGCGACGGCCGGGCACATCCCGGCGTACGGCCCGGTCACCCGCACCCGGGCGTACGCGGCACTGCGGCCGCAGTCGCACTACGCGCGCGCCCAGGACCACGTCGTGCTCGACCCGGCCGTGTGGTTCGCCGGCGCCGGCTCGGACTTCCAGAACGCCATGTCCCAGGTCCTCCAGCAGGCCCTGCTCGACGGTCTCGCCCCCGACCGCGCGGCGCGCGCGATGGTGCGGCGCCTGAACACCTTCCTCTCCAAGCCCAGCCCGGCCTGA
- a CDS encoding glycoside hydrolase family 2 protein, which yields MPVPNRTDPPRPEYPRPQFVREAWLNLNGEWQFEIDRSDTGLERGLRDRELADRIVVPFCPESELSGVGETDFLEAVWYRRTVTVPDSWTDARVLLHFGAVDHDTTVWVDGVEVARHRGGFTPFSADLGELAAPGRELTLVVRARDSRHGVQARGKQATWYANSHCHYTRTTGIWQTVWLEPVPRPVALGRPRITPDLASGSFHLELPLTANAPGHRVRAVLSDAAGPVVSAESRADLGLAPRLVLTVPEDRRRPWSPADPHLYDLLLEVLDAGGTVVDHVRSYAGLRSVAIHGKRLLLNGEPVFQRLVLDQGYYPDGLMTAPSDAALVRDIELGLAAGFNGARLHQKVFEERYLYHADRLGYLVWGEFGDWGCETGVRDDNQRPDASYVAQWMEALERDHSHPSIVGWCPLNETYQHLHDRITRLDDVTRAMFLATKQADPSRPVIDASGYAHRVAGTDVYDSHCYEQDPAVFAKTMAGLAEDRPYVNTGPDGRPWSLPYGGQPYFCSEFGGVWWDAEAVSGGAGNDTESSWGYGERPRTAEEFVARFTGLTAVLLDDPDMFGYCYTQLTDVFQERNGVYRFDRGEKVDTALLRAAQSRPAAYEGTA from the coding sequence ATGCCCGTCCCGAACCGCACGGACCCGCCCCGACCCGAGTACCCCAGGCCGCAGTTCGTCCGTGAGGCATGGCTGAATCTCAACGGCGAATGGCAGTTCGAGATCGACCGGTCCGACACCGGCCTGGAGCGCGGTCTGCGGGACCGCGAGCTGGCCGACCGGATCGTCGTCCCGTTCTGCCCCGAGTCGGAGCTGTCGGGCGTCGGCGAGACCGACTTCCTCGAGGCGGTCTGGTACCGGCGCACGGTCACGGTCCCCGACTCCTGGACCGACGCGCGGGTGCTGCTGCACTTCGGCGCGGTCGACCACGACACCACGGTGTGGGTGGACGGCGTCGAGGTCGCCCGGCACCGGGGCGGCTTCACCCCCTTCTCCGCCGACCTCGGTGAACTGGCCGCCCCGGGCCGCGAACTGACCCTCGTGGTGCGCGCCCGCGACAGCCGCCACGGCGTCCAGGCGCGCGGCAAGCAGGCCACCTGGTACGCCAACTCGCACTGCCACTACACCCGGACGACCGGGATCTGGCAGACCGTGTGGCTGGAGCCGGTGCCCCGCCCGGTCGCCCTCGGCCGGCCGAGGATCACGCCGGACCTGGCGTCCGGCTCCTTCCACCTGGAGCTGCCGCTCACGGCCAACGCCCCGGGCCACCGGGTCCGGGCCGTTCTGAGCGACGCCGCGGGACCGGTGGTGAGCGCCGAGTCCCGCGCCGACCTCGGCCTCGCGCCCCGGCTGGTGCTGACCGTGCCCGAGGACCGGCGCCGGCCGTGGTCGCCCGCCGACCCGCACCTGTACGACCTGCTCCTCGAAGTGCTGGACGCCGGCGGCACGGTGGTGGACCACGTCCGGTCCTACGCCGGTCTGCGCTCGGTCGCCATCCACGGCAAGCGGCTGCTGCTCAACGGCGAGCCGGTCTTCCAGCGCCTGGTCCTGGACCAGGGTTACTACCCCGACGGGCTGATGACCGCCCCCAGCGACGCCGCCCTGGTGCGTGACATCGAACTCGGCCTGGCGGCGGGCTTCAACGGCGCCCGTCTCCACCAGAAGGTGTTCGAGGAGCGCTACCTGTACCACGCCGACCGCCTGGGCTACCTGGTGTGGGGCGAGTTCGGCGACTGGGGATGCGAGACGGGTGTGCGCGACGACAACCAGCGCCCCGACGCCTCCTACGTGGCCCAGTGGATGGAGGCCCTGGAGCGGGACCACTCCCACCCCTCGATCGTCGGCTGGTGCCCGCTGAACGAGACGTACCAGCACCTGCACGACCGGATCACCCGACTCGACGACGTCACACGGGCGATGTTCCTGGCCACCAAGCAGGCGGACCCCTCCCGTCCCGTCATCGACGCCTCCGGCTACGCGCACCGGGTGGCCGGGACGGACGTCTACGACTCGCACTGCTACGAGCAGGACCCCGCCGTCTTCGCCAAGACCATGGCGGGTCTCGCCGAGGACCGGCCGTACGTCAACACCGGTCCCGACGGCCGCCCGTGGTCCCTGCCCTACGGCGGACAGCCCTACTTCTGCAGCGAGTTCGGCGGCGTGTGGTGGGACGCCGAGGCCGTGTCGGGCGGCGCGGGCAACGACACGGAGTCCTCCTGGGGCTACGGCGAACGCCCGCGCACCGCCGAAGAGTTCGTCGCCCGCTTCACCGGCCTGACCGCGGTGCTCCTCGACGACCCGGACATGTTCGGCTACTGCTACACGCAGCTCACCGACGTCTTCCAGGAGCGCAACGGCGTCTACCGCTTCGACCGCGGCGAGAAGGTCGACACCGCCTTGCTGCGCGCCGCGCAGAGCCGCCCGGCGGCGTACGAGGGCACCGCGTAA
- a CDS encoding Pls/PosA family non-ribosomal peptide synthetase has translation MAAIHEGSALGLLDEEFRERFGDTARFTAGPAAPPRTLIDVLDASVRSYPDEPALDDGGTRLTYRELAAEVEELRRRLAAAGVGLGDRVGVRVPSGTNDLYVAVLAVLAAGAAYVPVDAEDPDERAELVFGEAGVRAVVRAGHRIDVTGSPGGPAGRPAPGNDAWIIFTSGSTGRPKGVAVTHRSAAAFVDAEAALFLRDEPIGPGDRVMAGLSVAFDASCEEMWLAWRYGACLVPVPRSQVRSGADLGPWLVEQEITVVSTVPTLAALWEPETLDDVRLLIFGGEACPPELAQRLVTEGREVWNTYGPTETTVVACAALMTGDGPVRIGLPLDGWELAVVDETGEPVALGGSGQLVIGGVGLARYLDADKDAEKYAPLDSLGWPRAYRSGDLVRAEPEGLVFLGRADEQIKLGGRRIELGEVDAALCALPGVAGAAAAVRTARGGNQLLVGYVVTQDGWDRTAAVARLRAELPAALVPLLAPVGELPTRTSGKVDRAALPWPLEGLADDGPGEQLYGTEAWLAEQWTEVLGVPVRDAGDDFFAIGGSSLAAARLTTRLRTRYPSAAVLDVYQRPVLRKLARHLQASAQDDGGARTVVPVPMRARVVQTLLLVPLFTLLGLRWTVALAALGVLLPGYSVLPTAPWWLVAAGAAALFSPPGRIATAAGGARLLLRGVAPGRYPRGGSVHLRLWTAERLAEFSGATSLTGAWLERYARALGARVAADVDLHSLPPVTGMLRLGRGAAVESEVDLSGHWLDGDRLEIGPVRVGAHAVVGTRSMLFPGARVGKRAEVAPGSAVTGRVPTGQRWAGAPAAKLGKAKHNWPKERPPRGRRWRVLYGVSGLALSALPLLAGVPALLVVGLFVAPGDGLPEALGHAALALVPATLAFGLAYALLILLAVRLLSMGLRAGTHPTHGRTGWQAWTVTQLMDRSRETLFPLYAGLVTPVWLRLLGMRVGRGAEVSTVLALPSLTTVGDGAFLADDTLTAPYELGGGWMRIGRAEIGRRAFLGNSGMTAPGRSVPDGGLVGVLSATPKKAKKGTSYLGLPPVKLPRSASDGDHSRTYAPAARLCWARGLVEACRIVPVLCSAALAGLTVAALCALGVWAPLLSGPVLLTAGGVAAAVSVAAKWLLVGRHRAGEHPLWSAFVWRNELADTFVEVLAVPWLAGVVPGTPVLTAWLRGLGARIGRGVWVESYWLPETDLVTLADASTVNRGCVLQTHLFHDRILRTDTVVLREGATLGPGGIVLPGSTIGARTTLGPASLVMAAESVPDDTRWLGNPIEAWRP, from the coding sequence ATGGCAGCCATACACGAGGGCAGCGCTCTCGGCCTGCTCGACGAGGAGTTCCGCGAGCGGTTCGGCGACACGGCACGTTTCACCGCGGGTCCCGCCGCCCCGCCGCGCACGCTGATCGACGTCCTCGACGCCTCCGTGCGTTCGTACCCGGACGAGCCGGCCCTGGACGACGGCGGTACGCGCCTCACCTACCGGGAGCTCGCGGCCGAGGTGGAAGAGCTGCGCCGCCGCCTCGCCGCGGCCGGGGTCGGACTCGGCGACCGGGTCGGGGTGCGGGTCCCGTCGGGGACCAACGACCTGTACGTCGCCGTGCTGGCCGTGCTCGCGGCCGGTGCCGCCTACGTGCCCGTCGACGCCGAGGACCCGGACGAGCGGGCCGAGCTGGTGTTCGGCGAGGCGGGGGTGCGGGCGGTCGTCCGGGCCGGTCACCGGATCGACGTGACGGGCTCCCCCGGCGGCCCCGCGGGGCGGCCCGCTCCCGGGAACGACGCCTGGATCATCTTCACCTCCGGCTCCACCGGACGGCCCAAGGGCGTCGCGGTCACCCACCGCAGCGCCGCCGCCTTCGTCGACGCCGAGGCGGCCCTCTTCCTCAGGGACGAGCCGATCGGGCCCGGGGACCGGGTGATGGCCGGGCTCTCCGTCGCCTTCGACGCGTCCTGCGAGGAGATGTGGCTGGCCTGGCGGTACGGGGCGTGCCTGGTGCCCGTGCCCCGGTCGCAGGTCAGGAGCGGCGCCGACCTCGGTCCCTGGCTGGTCGAGCAGGAGATCACGGTGGTGTCGACGGTGCCGACGCTGGCCGCGCTGTGGGAGCCCGAGACCCTCGACGACGTACGCCTGCTGATCTTCGGCGGGGAGGCCTGCCCGCCCGAACTGGCCCAGCGGCTGGTGACGGAGGGGCGCGAGGTGTGGAACACCTACGGGCCCACCGAGACGACCGTCGTGGCCTGTGCCGCGCTGATGACCGGCGACGGACCCGTGCGCATCGGACTGCCGCTCGACGGCTGGGAGCTCGCCGTCGTGGACGAGACCGGCGAGCCGGTGGCCCTGGGCGGCAGCGGACAGCTAGTGATCGGCGGGGTCGGGCTCGCCCGGTACCTCGACGCGGACAAGGACGCGGAGAAGTACGCGCCGCTCGACTCCCTCGGCTGGCCGCGCGCCTACCGCAGCGGCGACCTGGTCCGGGCCGAGCCGGAGGGCCTGGTGTTCCTCGGACGGGCCGACGAGCAGATCAAGCTCGGCGGGCGGCGGATCGAACTGGGCGAGGTGGACGCCGCGTTGTGCGCGCTGCCGGGGGTCGCGGGCGCGGCCGCCGCGGTGCGCACCGCCCGTGGTGGCAACCAGCTCCTCGTCGGGTACGTGGTCACGCAGGACGGCTGGGACCGGACGGCGGCGGTGGCGAGGCTGCGCGCCGAACTGCCCGCCGCCCTCGTGCCGTTGCTCGCTCCGGTCGGTGAACTACCCACCCGCACCTCGGGAAAGGTCGACCGGGCCGCACTGCCGTGGCCGCTGGAGGGGCTGGCGGACGACGGTCCGGGCGAACAGCTCTACGGCACCGAGGCGTGGCTGGCCGAGCAGTGGACCGAGGTCCTCGGCGTCCCGGTGCGGGACGCCGGTGACGACTTCTTCGCGATCGGCGGCAGCAGCCTCGCCGCCGCCCGGCTGACCACCCGGCTGCGCACCCGTTACCCGAGCGCGGCCGTCCTCGACGTCTACCAGCGGCCGGTGCTGCGCAAGCTGGCCCGGCACCTGCAGGCGTCGGCGCAGGACGACGGCGGAGCCCGGACGGTCGTGCCCGTCCCGATGCGCGCCCGGGTCGTCCAGACCCTGCTCCTGGTACCGCTGTTCACCCTGCTCGGACTGCGCTGGACCGTCGCCCTGGCCGCGCTGGGCGTTCTGCTGCCGGGCTACTCCGTGCTGCCCACCGCCCCCTGGTGGCTGGTCGCCGCGGGCGCGGCGGCGCTGTTCAGCCCGCCCGGGCGGATCGCGACGGCGGCGGGCGGTGCGCGGCTGCTGCTGCGGGGGGTCGCGCCCGGACGGTACCCGCGTGGCGGGAGCGTCCATCTGCGCCTGTGGACCGCGGAGCGGCTCGCCGAGTTCAGTGGCGCGACCTCGCTGACCGGGGCGTGGCTGGAGCGCTACGCGCGGGCGCTGGGCGCCCGGGTGGCCGCCGACGTGGACCTGCACTCGCTGCCGCCGGTGACCGGCATGCTGAGGCTGGGGCGCGGGGCCGCCGTGGAGTCGGAGGTCGACCTCTCGGGTCACTGGCTGGACGGCGACCGGCTGGAGATCGGTCCGGTCCGGGTGGGCGCCCACGCGGTGGTGGGGACGCGCAGCATGCTCTTCCCGGGTGCCCGCGTGGGCAAGCGGGCCGAGGTGGCGCCGGGGTCGGCGGTCACCGGCCGGGTCCCGACCGGACAGCGCTGGGCCGGGGCGCCCGCGGCCAAGCTGGGCAAGGCCAAGCACAACTGGCCCAAGGAGCGTCCGCCGCGGGGCAGGCGCTGGCGGGTCCTGTACGGCGTGAGCGGTCTCGCGCTGAGCGCCCTGCCGCTGCTCGCGGGTGTGCCCGCCCTGCTGGTCGTGGGGCTGTTCGTGGCGCCCGGCGACGGGCTCCCCGAGGCGCTGGGCCACGCGGCGCTCGCGCTGGTGCCGGCCACCCTCGCCTTCGGACTGGCGTACGCGCTGCTGATCCTCCTCGCCGTACGGCTGCTCTCCATGGGCCTGCGCGCGGGCACCCATCCGACGCACGGCCGGACCGGCTGGCAGGCGTGGACCGTCACCCAGCTGATGGACCGTTCCCGGGAGACGCTGTTCCCGCTGTACGCCGGTCTGGTGACACCGGTGTGGCTGCGGCTGCTGGGCATGCGCGTGGGGCGGGGCGCCGAGGTGTCCACCGTCCTCGCCCTGCCCAGCCTGACCACGGTCGGGGACGGCGCGTTCCTGGCGGACGACACGCTGACCGCGCCGTACGAACTCGGCGGTGGCTGGATGCGGATCGGGCGCGCCGAGATCGGGCGGCGGGCCTTCCTCGGCAACTCCGGCATGACCGCACCGGGCCGGAGCGTGCCGGACGGCGGTCTGGTCGGGGTGCTGTCCGCGACGCCGAAGAAGGCGAAGAAGGGCACCTCGTATCTGGGGCTGCCGCCGGTGAAGCTGCCGCGCAGCGCGAGCGACGGGGACCACAGCCGTACCTACGCTCCGGCCGCCCGGCTGTGCTGGGCGCGCGGGCTGGTGGAGGCGTGCCGGATCGTGCCGGTGCTGTGCTCGGCCGCGCTGGCCGGCCTGACGGTGGCCGCGCTGTGCGCGCTGGGGGTGTGGGCGCCGCTGCTGTCGGGCCCTGTGCTGCTCACGGCGGGTGGGGTGGCGGCGGCGGTGTCGGTCGCCGCCAAGTGGCTGCTGGTGGGACGGCACCGCGCGGGCGAGCACCCGCTGTGGAGTGCGTTCGTGTGGCGCAACGAGCTGGCGGACACCTTCGTCGAGGTGCTGGCGGTGCCGTGGCTGGCCGGTGTGGTGCCGGGCACGCCGGTGCTGACGGCTTGGCTGCGGGGCCTGGGCGCGCGGATCGGCCGGGGAGTGTGGGTGGAGAGCTACTGGCTGCCGGAGACGGATCTGGTGACCCTGGCGGACGCGTCGACCGTGAACCGGGGCTGTGTGCTCCAGACGCACCTCTTCCACGACCGGATCTTGCGGACGGATACTGTGGTCCTCCGTGAGGGCGCCACGCTCGGCCCTGGCGGGATCGTACTGCCCGGCAGCACGATCGGGGCCCGTACGACGCTGGGTCCCGCGTCGCTCGTCATGGCCGCGGAGTCCGTCCCGGACGACACCCGCTGGCTCGGCAACCCGATCGAGGCATGGCGTCCCTGA
- a CDS encoding GNAT family N-acetyltransferase encodes MNTTWITRAETGADRHAVHELVRAAFGRPAEADLVDALRDDPAWLDGLSLLATDAHGTPVGHALLTRAHIGEVPALCLGPVAVLPGHQRTGAGSAAVRAALRAAGARGEHHVVVLGHPGYYPRFGFTRASAHGIRLTVDVPDEALMALALDPAHPLPAGTVRYAAPFGI; translated from the coding sequence ATGAACACCACCTGGATCACCCGCGCCGAGACCGGCGCCGACCGCCACGCCGTCCACGAGCTCGTGCGCGCCGCCTTCGGCCGCCCGGCGGAGGCCGATCTCGTCGACGCGCTGCGCGACGACCCGGCCTGGCTCGACGGCCTGTCCCTGCTCGCCACCGACGCCCACGGCACCCCGGTCGGACACGCCCTGCTGACCCGGGCCCACATCGGCGAGGTCCCGGCCCTGTGCCTGGGCCCTGTTGCCGTACTGCCCGGCCATCAGCGCACCGGCGCCGGCTCCGCAGCCGTCCGGGCCGCGCTCCGGGCGGCCGGGGCGCGCGGCGAGCACCATGTCGTGGTGCTCGGACACCCCGGGTACTACCCGCGCTTCGGCTTCACCCGTGCCTCGGCCCACGGGATCCGGCTGACCGTCGACGTCCCTGACGAGGCCCTGATGGCCCTGGCCCTCGACCCGGCCCACCCGCTGCCGGCCGGAACCGTCCGGTACGCCGCGCCGTTCGGTATCTGA
- a CDS encoding lamin tail domain-containing protein, whose translation MSASVRVTPLRLTAAAAVAALAVGAVALPAAAADRPGPHWDRSQVVIGDVQYGPSRFERSNHSLNREWVEITNNGRRDVNLRGWTLSDGDGNTYTFRFYRLEGRSSVRVHTGYGRDGGADVYQDRRRSVWDRDADTASLRDERGRLVDATSWGGDRRDHRHFGDDDSDFRGDARGRQDERHFPGRDDDPRGRQDDGHGQDHDRRGDHRH comes from the coding sequence GTGTCCGCTTCCGTTCGTGTGACCCCGCTCCGCCTGACCGCGGCGGCCGCCGTGGCCGCCCTCGCCGTGGGCGCGGTCGCGCTGCCCGCCGCAGCGGCGGACCGTCCCGGCCCGCACTGGGACCGCAGCCAGGTGGTCATCGGCGACGTCCAGTACGGCCCGAGCCGCTTCGAGCGGTCCAACCACTCCCTCAACCGGGAATGGGTGGAGATCACCAACAACGGCCGTCGCGACGTGAACCTGCGGGGCTGGACGCTGTCCGACGGGGACGGCAACACCTACACCTTCCGCTTCTACCGGCTGGAGGGCCGGTCGAGCGTCCGCGTCCACACCGGCTACGGCCGTGACGGCGGAGCCGACGTCTACCAGGACCGCCGACGCTCCGTGTGGGACCGCGACGCCGACACCGCCAGCCTGCGCGACGAGCGCGGCCGCCTCGTGGACGCCACCTCCTGGGGCGGCGACCGGCGCGACCACCGTCACTTCGGCGACGACGACAGCGACTTCCGCGGCGACGCCCGCGGCCGCCAGGACGAGCGCCACTTCCCCGGCCGGGACGACGACCCGCGCGGCCGGCAGGACGACGGCCACGGTCAGGACCACGACCGCCGCGGCGACCACCGCCACTGA
- a CDS encoding carbohydrate ABC transporter permease — protein MSSPHASPRPGAPSVRRLLPPGLLFALPFLVLFALFMLWPLVQGLWMSLTDASLSAHAPSFVGLDNFAEALGDAEMWRSLGHTVWFTLLSTVPLVAVALGMALLVHTGLPGQWVWRLAFFAPYLLPVGVVSLLWIWLYQPDLGLLNHLLDLVGIGPVSWLSDESVTMWAIVLTTLWWTVGFNFLLFLAALQAVPDHLYEAAAIDGAGAWRRLWSITLPQLRRITAVVTVLQVLASLKVFDQVYLLTKGGPNNSTRPVVEYLYDVGFTGYRLGYASAISYVFFALVLLASAAQYAALRRREK, from the coding sequence ATGTCCTCTCCCCACGCCTCGCCCCGCCCCGGGGCCCCGTCGGTGCGCCGGCTGCTGCCCCCGGGCCTGCTGTTCGCGCTGCCGTTCCTCGTCCTGTTCGCCCTCTTCATGCTGTGGCCGCTGGTCCAGGGCCTGTGGATGAGCCTCACCGACGCCTCGCTGTCGGCCCACGCCCCGTCCTTCGTCGGCCTGGACAACTTCGCCGAGGCGCTCGGGGACGCCGAGATGTGGCGCTCCCTCGGCCACACGGTCTGGTTCACCCTCCTGTCGACCGTCCCGCTCGTCGCGGTGGCCCTCGGCATGGCCCTGCTGGTGCACACCGGCCTGCCCGGCCAATGGGTGTGGCGGCTCGCGTTCTTCGCGCCCTACCTGCTGCCGGTCGGCGTGGTGAGCCTGCTGTGGATCTGGCTCTACCAGCCGGATCTCGGCCTGCTCAACCACCTGCTGGACCTGGTGGGGATCGGCCCGGTGTCCTGGCTGAGCGACGAGTCCGTGACGATGTGGGCGATCGTGCTGACCACGCTGTGGTGGACGGTCGGCTTCAACTTCCTGCTGTTCCTGGCTGCGTTGCAGGCGGTCCCCGACCACCTGTACGAGGCCGCGGCCATCGACGGCGCGGGCGCCTGGCGCCGGCTGTGGTCGATCACCCTGCCCCAGCTGCGCCGTATCACGGCCGTCGTCACCGTGTTGCAGGTGCTGGCCTCACTCAAGGTGTTCGACCAGGTCTACCTGCTGACCAAGGGCGGCCCGAACAACTCCACGCGTCCGGTCGTCGAGTACCTGTACGACGTCGGCTTCACCGGATACCGGCTCGGCTACGCCTCGGCGATCAGCTACGTCTTCTTCGCCCTCGTCCTGCTCGCCTCCGCGGCCCAGTACGCCGCCCTCCGCCGCCGGGAGAAATGA